A single Actinomycetota bacterium DNA region contains:
- a CDS encoding histidine phosphatase family protein, giving the protein MIGARVLLVRHAPTAATRRGVFAADEPLDPRGRQQAAALAGMLPAIEALVSPAARAVETAVLAGYADATRDPDLGEADFGAWAGRRLDDVGREDPAALRRWLTEPDAAPPGGESIADLMRRVARLLARLRDRQAVCFTHGGPIKAAVVHALGAPLAAVWRVDVAPCSVTELRPRSDGGWTVAGVNRPGRPGGQHRPTSTAAVVRTAP; this is encoded by the coding sequence ATGATCGGCGCCCGCGTCCTGCTGGTGCGCCACGCCCCGACCGCAGCGACCCGCCGCGGCGTGTTCGCCGCGGACGAGCCACTGGACCCGCGGGGACGCCAGCAGGCGGCCGCGCTGGCCGGGATGCTCCCGGCGATCGAGGCGCTGGTCAGCCCCGCCGCGCGCGCCGTCGAGACCGCAGTCCTCGCGGGGTACGCCGACGCGACCCGGGACCCCGACCTGGGCGAGGCCGACTTCGGGGCGTGGGCGGGGCGACGCCTGGACGACGTGGGCCGCGAGGACCCGGCCGCGCTGCGCCGGTGGCTCACCGAGCCGGACGCCGCCCCGCCGGGCGGCGAGTCGATCGCGGACCTCATGAGACGTGTGGCGCGGCTGCTGGCGCGCCTGCGCGACCGTCAAGCGGTCTGCTTCACGCACGGCGGGCCGATCAAGGCCGCGGTGGTGCACGCGCTCGGCGCCCCGCTGGCGGCCGTGTGGCGCGTGGACGTCGCTCCGTGCTCGGTGACCGAACTGCGCCCGCGGAGCGACGGTGGCTGGACGGTGGCCGGGGTCAACCGTCCGGGGCGCCCCGGCGGTCAGCACCGCCCGACGAGCACCGCGGCCGTGGTCAGGACCGCCCCGTGA
- the ftsH gene encoding ATP-dependent zinc metalloprotease FtsH — protein sequence MPPWLRWVLIAAAIVGFGVLSVASTEPRSEELDYSAFLDRVQQGQVEQVTIMPEGEVRGELEDGSQFTTVIPTALPNEQLEQTLREHEVTIDAEAPTRGFWEIAIAMAPFLLLILLFIWIGRRARGQLSQLRGIGESQADIITTERPDTVFDDVAGYEGVKEEVREIIDYLTEPERFHRAGARGPGGILMVGPPGTGKTLLARAVAGEADVPFISVEGSSFVQMLVGVGASRVRDLFEKARKLSPSIIFIDELDSVGRKRGGAATIGANNEQEQTLNQLLAEMDGFEPTEQVVVMAATNRPQLLDQALLRPGRFDRQLQVPLPRRHDRRAILEVHTRGKPVADDLDLDRVARATPGFSGAELENLVNEAAITAVRDERETITQDDFDQARTRVMLGRREESSALTDDEKRRVAVHESGHAIVAALSERADPVAKVTILPTGRALGATEQLPVDERRLHIESYLLDTLAVRVGGRAAELLVLGEASTGSANDLRNATEVAARMVRDFGLSDKLGPVGYSKDAGIGLGDDNGDRQPFRQRPFAEATQRMIDEEVARLMREAEKHAIESLENHRDALEALIERLLDAETVDGEVVYELVGIDAPPM from the coding sequence ATGCCCCCCTGGCTGCGGTGGGTGCTGATCGCCGCCGCGATCGTCGGGTTCGGTGTGCTCAGCGTCGCGTCCACGGAGCCCCGAAGCGAAGAGCTGGACTACTCCGCGTTCCTGGACCGTGTCCAGCAGGGCCAGGTCGAACAGGTCACGATCATGCCCGAGGGGGAGGTCCGGGGCGAGCTCGAGGACGGCTCGCAGTTCACCACCGTGATCCCGACCGCCCTGCCCAACGAGCAGCTCGAGCAGACGCTGCGCGAGCACGAGGTCACGATCGACGCGGAAGCGCCGACGCGAGGGTTCTGGGAGATCGCCATCGCCATGGCCCCGTTCCTGCTGCTGATCCTGCTGTTCATCTGGATCGGACGCCGCGCCCGGGGCCAGCTGTCGCAGCTGCGCGGCATCGGCGAGTCGCAGGCCGACATCATCACGACCGAACGTCCCGACACGGTCTTCGACGATGTCGCCGGGTACGAGGGCGTCAAGGAGGAGGTCCGTGAGATCATCGACTACCTCACGGAGCCCGAACGCTTCCACCGCGCCGGCGCGCGCGGGCCCGGCGGCATCCTGATGGTGGGCCCCCCCGGGACCGGCAAGACGCTGCTGGCGCGGGCGGTCGCCGGCGAGGCCGACGTGCCGTTCATCTCGGTGGAGGGCTCCAGCTTCGTGCAGATGCTGGTGGGTGTCGGTGCCTCGCGGGTGCGTGACCTGTTCGAGAAGGCGCGGAAGCTGTCCCCGTCGATCATCTTCATCGATGAGCTGGACTCGGTCGGTCGCAAGCGCGGCGGTGCGGCGACGATCGGGGCCAACAACGAACAGGAGCAGACCCTCAACCAGCTCCTGGCCGAGATGGACGGCTTCGAGCCGACCGAGCAGGTCGTGGTCATGGCCGCGACCAACCGCCCGCAGCTCCTCGACCAGGCGCTGCTCCGCCCGGGCCGGTTCGACCGGCAGCTGCAGGTCCCGCTCCCGCGTCGCCATGACCGCCGAGCCATCCTCGAGGTGCACACCCGCGGCAAACCCGTCGCCGACGACCTCGACCTCGACCGGGTCGCGCGCGCAACCCCCGGGTTCAGCGGCGCGGAACTCGAGAACCTCGTCAACGAGGCAGCCATCACGGCAGTCCGCGACGAACGCGAGACCATCACCCAGGACGACTTCGACCAGGCCCGCACCCGCGTGATGCTCGGTCGCCGCGAGGAGTCCAGCGCTCTGACCGATGACGAGAAGCGCCGCGTCGCGGTGCACGAGTCGGGCCACGCGATCGTGGCGGCGTTGAGCGAACGCGCCGATCCGGTCGCCAAGGTCACGATCCTGCCGACCGGCCGGGCGCTGGGCGCAACCGAACAGCTGCCTGTCGACGAACGCCGCCTGCACATCGAGAGCTACCTGTTGGACACGTTGGCGGTCCGGGTCGGGGGACGCGCCGCCGAGCTGCTGGTCCTCGGCGAGGCGTCGACCGGTTCGGCGAACGACCTGCGCAACGCGACGGAGGTGGCGGCCCGCATGGTCCGCGACTTCGGCCTGTCGGACAAGCTCGGGCCCGTGGGGTACTCAAAGGACGCCGGGATCGGGCTCGGCGACGACAACGGCGACCGCCAGCCGTTCCGGCAGCGTCCGTTCGCCGAGGCCACCCAACGGATGATCGACGAGGAGGTGGCCCGCCTGATGCGCGAGGCCGAGAAGCACGCGATCGAGTCGCTCGAGAACCACCGCGACGCGTTGGAGGCGCTGATCGAGCGGCTTCTGGATGCCGAGACGGTCGACGGCGAGGTCGTCTACGAGCTGGTCGGGATCGACGCACCCCCGATGTGA
- a CDS encoding CbtB-domain containing protein, protein MHTHLLSGALAGMSWRIALVAAAALFAVYAVLFEQGALTGGSPLLHEVFHDARHLLGVPCH, encoded by the coding sequence ATGCACACCCACCTCCTTTCCGGCGCGCTCGCCGGCATGTCGTGGCGGATCGCGCTCGTGGCGGCGGCCGCCCTGTTCGCGGTGTACGCGGTGCTGTTCGAGCAGGGGGCGCTGACCGGCGGGAGCCCACTTCTGCACGAGGTCTTCCACGACGCGCGCCACCTGCTCGGCGTCCCCTGCCACTGA
- a CDS encoding aldo/keto reductase gives MEHVEVQGVAVPALGFGTWQLKGRACYEGVRHALELGYRHIDTAQMYDNEHEVGRALRDADVDRDEIFVVTKIPPRNLWPRDVHRSHDASLQALGTDDVDLLLIHWPTRSVPLGATLEAMRELRDQGKARHLGVSNFTPTLVDEALEHAAIVCNQVEYHPYLDQGSLVEQAVERDLVLTAYSPLAKGRVLDDPTLEEIAQVHGKTPAQVTLRWLIQQPNVAVIPRSSDRAHRAENVDVWDFGLSDDEMQRIDALQRGQRLIDPGFAPEWET, from the coding sequence ATGGAGCACGTCGAGGTGCAGGGGGTAGCGGTCCCCGCCCTCGGGTTCGGCACCTGGCAGTTGAAGGGCCGCGCCTGCTACGAGGGTGTCCGCCACGCGTTGGAGCTCGGCTACCGCCACATCGACACGGCCCAGATGTACGACAACGAGCATGAGGTCGGCCGGGCACTGCGCGACGCCGACGTGGACCGCGACGAGATCTTCGTGGTCACCAAGATCCCGCCGCGCAACCTGTGGCCCCGCGACGTTCACCGCAGCCACGACGCCAGCCTGCAGGCGCTGGGCACCGACGACGTCGACCTGCTGTTGATCCACTGGCCCACCCGGTCGGTCCCGCTGGGAGCGACGCTCGAGGCGATGCGCGAGCTGCGCGACCAGGGCAAGGCACGCCACCTGGGGGTCAGCAACTTCACCCCCACCCTGGTCGACGAGGCGCTGGAGCACGCCGCGATCGTCTGCAACCAGGTCGAGTACCACCCGTACCTGGACCAGGGGTCGCTCGTGGAGCAGGCCGTCGAGCGCGACCTGGTGCTCACGGCCTACTCACCGCTGGCCAAGGGCCGCGTCCTCGATGACCCGACGCTGGAGGAGATCGCCCAGGTCCACGGCAAGACGCCGGCGCAGGTCACGCTGCGCTGGCTGATCCAGCAGCCCAACGTCGCCGTGATCCCCCGCTCGTCGGACCGCGCACACCGTGCCGAGAACGTCGATGTGTGGGACTTCGGGCTCAGCGACGACGAGATGCAGCGGATCGACGCGCTGCAACGCGGACAGCGCCTGATCGATCCGGGGTTCGCACCCGAGTGGGAGACCTGA
- a CDS encoding CbtA family protein — MTPAALTANLRRGLAAGLLAGLVAAVVAFVVGEPPLRDAVHLEQANAEQPPGGDVVAVGRSVQEAGLIVATGLVGVTAGGLFGLVFWAVRPKLTTSSGWTASLQVGAAAYVGVALMPSLKYPPNPPAVGDPATVSGRTGWYLLAVGVSLAVVVAAWQLARRLRVRGVPHVSRQLLTASAAGVGFAGVWALPAGAEPTGVPAALLWDFRLAALATQLVLWAGTAVVFGLLSEHASEAPS, encoded by the coding sequence GTGACACCGGCGGCGTTGACCGCGAACCTGCGCCGGGGGCTGGCAGCTGGGCTCCTGGCCGGGCTCGTCGCCGCCGTGGTCGCGTTCGTGGTCGGCGAGCCACCGTTGCGTGACGCCGTCCACCTCGAGCAGGCCAACGCCGAGCAGCCCCCCGGCGGCGACGTCGTCGCGGTCGGCCGCAGCGTGCAGGAGGCCGGCCTGATCGTCGCGACCGGACTGGTCGGGGTGACGGCGGGTGGCCTGTTCGGTCTGGTGTTCTGGGCGGTCCGCCCGAAGCTCACCACCTCGAGCGGCTGGACGGCGTCGCTGCAGGTCGGGGCGGCCGCGTACGTCGGGGTGGCGTTGATGCCGTCGCTGAAGTACCCGCCGAACCCCCCCGCGGTCGGCGACCCGGCCACCGTCTCCGGCCGCACCGGCTGGTACCTCCTCGCGGTCGGGGTGTCACTGGCGGTGGTTGTCGCGGCGTGGCAGCTGGCCCGCCGACTGCGCGTGCGCGGGGTGCCTCACGTGTCCCGCCAGCTGCTGACGGCGAGCGCCGCCGGCGTCGGCTTCGCCGGGGTGTGGGCGCTGCCCGCCGGAGCGGAGCCCACCGGGGTCCCCGCGGCCCTGCTGTGGGACTTCCGGCTGGCGGCGCTCGCCACGCAGCTGGTCCTGTGGGCGGGCACCGCGGTGGTCTTCGGGCTGCTCAGCGAGCATGCGTCCGAGGCGCCGTCATGA
- the cobN gene encoding cobaltochelatase subunit CobN, giving the protein MTTADTEILAVAEAVALLPAGFPQVRALNPARAPQDTTGRWIDDATAGAGVVLVRLLGGRSAFPELFDRLRERCADRRIPLLAFGGEDAPDAELTAASTAPSSVVADAFEYLRLGGVDNTANLLRFVADMILVEGFGFDPPRPVPPFGLYHPHAPDDAAAARRLNPDRPTVVVVFYRSHLTSGNVAFVDALLAAIEDRGANAVGLYCYSLRPELDRRVAALDHLRDVGVVPDALVVTVLAMGGSTGADDSGGWEVPALRDLGVPVVQGLVATVDRQRWSDSDSGLSPLDTAMQIALPEFDGRVIGVPFSFKEEVPAGRDTVGGPVVAYVPDRERAVRVAGLAVNHARLRRVPNADKRVAVVLSNYPTRHSRVGNGVGLDTPASTVRILSALRDAGYDLGDVDERLVPRRSSSASGSDQISDGDALIHTLIDAGGFDEEFLTEAQLSRLGARLDVDRYTRWFRDLPADLQSAVQQAWGPPPGELFVTPDGRHLAVAALRLGNVVVAIQPPRGFGANPVAIYHDPALAPTHHYLAVYWWLTREFAADAVVHVGKHGTLEWLPGKGVGLSATCGPDAALGDTPLFYPFVVNDPGEGTQAKRRAHATIVDHLVPPQMRAEAYDDLRRLEQLLDEYAEIELLDPAKLPALRAQVWELLQATEIARDLGADSPPDADRFGELITHVDGYLCEIKDLQVRGGLHVLGAPPRGEQLRGLVRAILRLPHGDVPGLRAAVAAVFHLDERALLDAPGEPVAAGAGRDALVAASPGPGRTGSDLLDRIEALVDALLERLHAKDWETAAVDAVVADVLGRPDASLADVLRFTCTQVVPRVVACRRELDRLVAGLDGHYLEAGPSGSPTRGRLDVLPTGKNFYSVDPKSIPTRLSWQVGQRLASDLLARAVADDGTVPETVGIVVWGTANMRTHGDDIAEILSLLGVRPVWDDETRRVVDLAVIELDELARPRIDVTVRVSGFFRDAFPNLVSLLDRAVQLVASLDEADEDNFVAKHARADRARLAAAGEGDDRAWRRATTRVFGAKPGAYGAGLLPLIDARNWRDVSDLAEVYAVWGGYAYGEGLDGAPARDDLETNLSRVAVAVKNIDTREHDILDSDDYFQEHGGMVATIRALTGVAPRAYIGDDTDPARPATRSLQEETNRIFRARVANPRWIAAMMGHGYKGAFELTATVDYMFGYDATAGVVHDWMYETVAARYVFDADTRAFLERSNPWALRAMTERLLEAADRRLWAQPRDDTLAQLRAAYLACEAALEDRTEDAP; this is encoded by the coding sequence CTGACGACAGCCGACACCGAGATCCTGGCAGTGGCCGAAGCGGTGGCGCTCCTGCCGGCGGGGTTCCCCCAGGTCCGGGCGCTCAACCCCGCCCGCGCCCCGCAGGACACGACCGGCCGGTGGATCGACGACGCAACCGCGGGTGCGGGCGTGGTCCTGGTCCGGCTGCTGGGTGGCCGGTCGGCGTTCCCGGAGCTGTTCGACCGGCTGCGGGAGCGCTGCGCCGACCGGCGGATCCCGTTGCTGGCGTTCGGCGGCGAGGACGCCCCGGATGCCGAGCTCACCGCCGCCTCGACCGCGCCGTCGTCGGTGGTCGCCGACGCCTTCGAGTACCTGCGGCTCGGCGGCGTCGACAACACCGCGAACCTGCTCCGCTTCGTCGCCGACATGATCCTGGTGGAGGGGTTCGGCTTCGACCCGCCCCGGCCGGTCCCGCCTTTCGGGCTGTACCACCCGCACGCGCCCGACGACGCCGCCGCGGCCCGACGCCTGAACCCCGACCGACCCACGGTGGTGGTCGTCTTCTACCGTTCGCACCTGACCAGCGGGAACGTCGCGTTCGTCGACGCGCTCCTGGCGGCGATCGAGGACCGCGGAGCCAACGCCGTCGGCCTGTACTGCTATTCGCTCCGCCCCGAGCTCGACCGGCGGGTCGCGGCGCTGGACCACCTGCGTGACGTCGGAGTGGTCCCCGACGCGCTGGTGGTGACCGTCCTGGCGATGGGTGGCTCGACGGGAGCAGATGATTCGGGCGGCTGGGAGGTCCCCGCGCTCCGCGACCTCGGTGTCCCGGTCGTGCAGGGCCTGGTCGCGACCGTCGACCGTCAACGCTGGTCGGACTCGGACTCCGGGCTGTCCCCGCTCGACACCGCCATGCAGATCGCCCTGCCGGAGTTCGACGGGCGGGTGATCGGCGTGCCGTTCTCGTTCAAGGAGGAGGTCCCCGCTGGTCGTGACACGGTCGGTGGGCCGGTGGTCGCGTACGTGCCCGACCGCGAACGTGCCGTCCGCGTCGCCGGTCTGGCGGTCAACCACGCGCGGTTGCGGCGGGTGCCCAACGCCGACAAGCGGGTCGCGGTGGTGCTGTCCAACTACCCCACCCGCCACAGCCGGGTGGGGAACGGGGTCGGGCTGGACACCCCCGCCTCGACGGTGCGGATCCTGTCCGCGCTCCGCGACGCCGGGTACGACCTGGGCGACGTCGATGAGCGTCTCGTCCCTCGTCGCTCAAGTAGCGCCAGCGGTAGCGACCAGATCTCCGACGGCGACGCGCTGATCCACACCCTGATCGACGCGGGAGGCTTCGACGAGGAGTTCCTCACGGAGGCTCAGCTGTCCCGCCTCGGCGCCCGCCTCGACGTCGACCGCTACACGCGTTGGTTCCGCGACCTGCCCGCCGACCTGCAGTCGGCGGTGCAGCAGGCGTGGGGTCCGCCGCCCGGCGAGCTGTTCGTCACGCCCGACGGGCGGCACCTGGCGGTGGCCGCGCTGCGCCTGGGCAACGTCGTGGTCGCCATCCAGCCACCCCGCGGCTTCGGTGCCAACCCGGTCGCGATCTACCACGACCCGGCGCTGGCCCCCACCCACCACTACCTGGCGGTGTACTGGTGGCTCACCCGCGAGTTCGCCGCCGACGCGGTCGTGCACGTCGGCAAGCACGGCACGCTCGAGTGGCTCCCCGGCAAGGGCGTGGGCCTGTCGGCGACGTGTGGCCCCGACGCCGCCCTCGGGGACACGCCGCTGTTCTACCCGTTCGTGGTCAACGACCCCGGCGAGGGCACCCAGGCCAAGCGCCGCGCGCACGCCACCATCGTCGACCATCTGGTCCCACCGCAGATGCGGGCCGAGGCCTACGACGATCTGCGCCGCCTCGAGCAGCTTCTCGACGAGTACGCCGAGATCGAACTGCTGGACCCGGCCAAGCTCCCCGCCCTCCGGGCGCAGGTCTGGGAGCTGCTCCAGGCCACCGAGATCGCCCGTGACCTCGGCGCCGACAGCCCACCGGACGCCGACAGGTTCGGCGAGCTGATCACCCACGTCGACGGGTACCTGTGCGAGATCAAGGACCTGCAGGTCCGCGGCGGTCTGCACGTCCTGGGAGCGCCGCCTCGAGGTGAGCAGCTGCGCGGGCTGGTCCGCGCCATCCTCCGTCTGCCCCACGGTGACGTACCGGGGCTGCGGGCTGCGGTCGCCGCCGTCTTCCACCTCGACGAACGGGCCCTGCTGGACGCGCCGGGCGAGCCGGTCGCCGCCGGGGCGGGCCGCGACGCGCTGGTGGCGGCCAGTCCGGGTCCCGGGCGCACCGGCAGCGACCTCCTCGACCGGATCGAAGCCCTCGTCGACGCGCTCCTGGAGCGACTCCACGCCAAGGACTGGGAGACCGCAGCCGTCGACGCGGTCGTCGCCGACGTGCTGGGCCGACCCGACGCCAGCCTGGCCGACGTGCTGCGCTTCACCTGTACCCAGGTGGTCCCGCGGGTGGTGGCCTGCCGCCGCGAGCTCGACCGCCTCGTGGCCGGGCTCGACGGCCACTACCTGGAAGCGGGCCCGTCGGGGTCGCCGACCCGCGGCCGGCTCGACGTGCTGCCCACCGGGAAGAACTTCTACTCGGTCGACCCCAAGTCCATCCCCACGCGCCTGTCGTGGCAGGTCGGCCAGCGCCTGGCGTCCGACCTGCTGGCGCGGGCCGTGGCCGACGACGGGACGGTGCCCGAGACGGTCGGGATCGTGGTGTGGGGCACCGCGAACATGCGCACCCACGGCGACGACATCGCCGAGATCCTGTCGCTGCTCGGCGTCCGCCCGGTGTGGGACGACGAGACCCGTCGCGTGGTCGACCTGGCGGTGATCGAGCTCGACGAGCTGGCCCGGCCCCGCATCGACGTGACCGTCCGGGTCAGCGGGTTCTTCCGCGACGCCTTCCCCAACCTGGTGTCGCTTCTGGACCGGGCCGTGCAGCTGGTCGCCAGCCTGGACGAGGCCGACGAGGACAACTTCGTGGCCAAGCACGCCCGCGCCGACCGTGCACGCCTGGCCGCCGCCGGCGAGGGCGACGACCGGGCCTGGCGGCGGGCCACCACCCGGGTGTTCGGCGCGAAGCCCGGCGCGTACGGTGCGGGGCTGCTGCCGCTGATCGACGCGCGCAACTGGCGCGACGTCTCCGACCTGGCCGAGGTGTACGCCGTGTGGGGAGGGTACGCGTACGGCGAGGGGCTTGACGGGGCGCCCGCCCGCGACGACCTGGAGACCAACCTGTCGCGCGTCGCGGTGGCGGTGAAGAACATCGACACGCGGGAGCACGACATCCTCGACTCCGACGACTACTTCCAGGAGCACGGCGGCATGGTCGCAACGATCCGGGCGCTGACCGGCGTCGCGCCACGGGCCTACATCGGCGACGACACCGACCCCGCACGTCCCGCGACCCGGTCCTTGCAGGAGGAGACCAACCGGATCTTCCGCGCGCGGGTCGCCAACCCCCGCTGGATCGCGGCCATGATGGGCCACGGCTACAAGGGCGCGTTCGAACTCACGGCGACCGTCGACTACATGTTCGGCTACGACGCCACCGCCGGGGTGGTCCACGACTGGATGTACGAGACGGTCGCGGCCCGCTACGTGTTCGACGCCGATACCCGGGCCTTCCTCGAGCGGTCCAACCCCTGGGCCCTGCGGGCCATGACCGAGCGGTTGCTGGAGGCCGCGGACCGGCGTCTGTGGGCCCAGCCACGTGACGACACGCTCGCGCAGCTGCGCGCCGCCTACCTGGCGTGCGAGGCCGCGCTGGAGGACCGCACCGAGGACGCCCCGTGA
- a CDS encoding cobalamin biosynthesis protein: MSAPAAAGVVAGYTADLLVGDPARYHPVAGFGRAALALERRTYRPRRLAGAVHTGGLVGAVTAAAALTHRALRARPLAGTAFAAAATWAALGGRSLAREARAVAAAVDAGDLPTARTRVRALVSRDADVLDADGLVRATVESVAENTSDAVVGVLAWAAVAGPAGVVAHRAANTLDAMVGYRDGRYARFGWAAARLDDLLNAVPARLTAVLAVGLAPAVGGHPCRAWRVLRRDGRVHASPNAGPVEAAFAGALEIVLGGDVVAYHGQMVARPRIGDGTTPGVDDVHRAIRLSRAVGAVAAGIAAAALAWTDQR; this comes from the coding sequence GTGAGCGCCCCGGCCGCCGCCGGCGTCGTCGCCGGGTACACCGCCGACCTGCTGGTGGGAGACCCGGCCCGCTACCACCCCGTGGCCGGCTTCGGGCGGGCGGCCCTGGCGTTGGAGCGGCGGACCTACCGGCCGCGGCGGCTGGCCGGTGCGGTGCACACCGGGGGGCTGGTCGGTGCGGTCACCGCCGCGGCGGCGCTCACTCACCGGGCGCTTCGCGCCCGGCCGCTGGCCGGGACCGCGTTCGCCGCCGCTGCGACCTGGGCGGCCCTGGGCGGACGGTCGCTGGCCCGCGAGGCCCGCGCCGTGGCCGCCGCGGTCGACGCCGGCGACCTTCCCACGGCGCGCACCCGCGTCCGCGCTCTGGTCAGCCGTGACGCCGACGTGCTGGACGCGGACGGGCTGGTCCGCGCCACCGTCGAGTCGGTCGCGGAGAACACCTCCGACGCGGTCGTGGGGGTGCTGGCGTGGGCAGCGGTCGCCGGTCCGGCCGGGGTCGTCGCGCACCGGGCGGCCAACACCCTCGACGCGATGGTCGGGTACCGCGACGGTCGCTACGCCCGGTTCGGGTGGGCCGCCGCCCGCCTCGACGACCTGCTCAACGCGGTCCCCGCCCGGCTCACGGCCGTCCTGGCGGTGGGGCTCGCCCCCGCGGTCGGCGGCCATCCGTGCCGTGCCTGGCGGGTGCTGCGTCGCGACGGGCGCGTCCACGCCAGCCCCAATGCCGGTCCGGTCGAGGCCGCGTTCGCCGGCGCCCTCGAGATCGTGCTCGGAGGTGACGTGGTGGCCTACCACGGCCAGATGGTGGCCCGGCCTCGGATCGGAGACGGCACCACCCCGGGTGTCGACGACGTCCACCGCGCGATCCGCCTGTCGCGCGCGGTCGGGGCGGTCGCTGCCGGCATCGCCGCCGCGGCGCTGGCGTGGACGGACCAGCGGTGA
- a CDS encoding cobyric acid synthase: MRGALLVCGTGSDVGKSVVVAGLCRWLHRRGVSVAPFKAQNMALNAAVTADGAEIGRAQAAQAAAARVPPEAAMNPILIKPTGERHSQVVVLGRPAFDVDARSYRRRCGELLPVVADALADLRARFDVVVCEGAGSAAEINLRAGDLANLGLARTGDLPVVVVGDVDRGGVFAALHGTVALLDAADQAHVAGFVINRFRGDPRVLAAGLEQLRGLTGRPVLGVLPHRDGLWLDVEDSLALDAAGWDRTGEAPDDPDGQLDVAVVRLPRISNFTDADPLAAEPGVAVRFTASAAVVARADLVVVPGTKATVDDLAWVRRTGLDRVLRQRARAGRPILGVCGGYQLLGDRIVDHVESRRGEVAGLGLLPVDTAFAPDKVVGRPAGTAPFLGGVAVDGYEIRHGRVAVHGGEPFLRHTDGRDEGCVAGAVAGTSWHGALECDAFRRALLAWVAAATGRTWRPGPRPFAAVREERLDRLGDLIGDHLDTTAVAELITHGAPPGLPVVPPAGVAHTGSPA; this comes from the coding sequence GTGAGAGGCGCGCTGCTGGTATGTGGGACCGGCTCGGATGTCGGCAAGAGCGTCGTGGTGGCGGGCCTGTGCCGCTGGCTGCACCGCCGGGGCGTGTCCGTCGCCCCGTTCAAGGCCCAGAACATGGCCCTCAACGCGGCGGTCACCGCCGACGGGGCCGAGATCGGCCGCGCACAGGCCGCGCAGGCCGCCGCGGCGCGGGTGCCGCCCGAAGCCGCGATGAACCCGATCCTGATCAAACCGACCGGGGAACGCCACAGCCAGGTCGTGGTGCTCGGCCGGCCCGCGTTCGACGTCGACGCACGCTCCTACCGCCGCCGCTGCGGCGAGCTCCTCCCGGTCGTGGCGGATGCGTTGGCGGACCTGCGCGCCCGGTTCGACGTGGTCGTCTGCGAGGGCGCCGGCAGCGCCGCCGAGATCAACCTCCGCGCCGGGGACCTGGCCAACCTGGGCCTGGCCCGGACGGGGGACCTGCCGGTCGTGGTCGTCGGCGACGTGGACCGTGGCGGGGTCTTCGCGGCGCTGCACGGGACGGTCGCGCTGCTCGACGCTGCCGACCAGGCGCACGTCGCCGGGTTCGTGATCAACCGGTTCCGGGGCGACCCCCGGGTGCTGGCGGCCGGGCTCGAGCAGCTGCGCGGCCTGACGGGGCGCCCGGTTCTCGGGGTGCTGCCTCACCGCGACGGCCTGTGGCTCGACGTCGAGGACTCGCTCGCGCTCGACGCCGCCGGGTGGGACCGCACCGGCGAAGCGCCGGACGACCCCGACGGCCAGCTCGACGTGGCGGTGGTGCGCCTGCCACGCATCAGCAACTTCACCGACGCCGACCCGCTCGCGGCCGAGCCGGGTGTCGCCGTCCGCTTCACCGCCAGCGCCGCGGTGGTGGCCCGCGCGGACCTGGTCGTGGTACCGGGGACCAAAGCCACGGTCGACGACCTCGCCTGGGTGCGGCGCACCGGCCTCGACCGGGTGTTGCGACAGCGGGCGCGCGCCGGCCGCCCGATCCTGGGTGTCTGCGGCGGGTACCAGCTGCTCGGCGACCGCATCGTCGACCACGTCGAGTCCCGGCGGGGCGAGGTGGCCGGCCTTGGTCTCCTCCCGGTCGACACGGCGTTTGCACCCGACAAGGTCGTCGGCCGCCCCGCCGGGACGGCCCCGTTCCTCGGCGGCGTGGCGGTGGACGGTTACGAGATCCGCCACGGCCGCGTCGCCGTCCACGGCGGCGAGCCGTTCCTGCGCCACACCGACGGCCGCGACGAGGGCTGCGTGGCCGGGGCCGTCGCCGGGACGTCCTGGCACGGGGCGCTGGAGTGCGACGCGTTCCGCCGCGCGCTGCTGGCCTGGGTCGCCGCCGCAACCGGACGGACGTGGCGGCCGGGGCCCCGCCCGTTCGCCGCGGTCCGCGAGGAGCGTCTCGACCGCCTCGGCGACCTGATCGGCGACCACCTGGACACCACCGCCGTCGCCGAGCTGATCACCCACGGCGCACCACCCGGTCTCCCGGTCGTCCCCCCCGCCGGGGTGGCCCACACGGGGAGCCCCGCGTGA